The following are encoded together in the Humulus lupulus chromosome 5, drHumLupu1.1, whole genome shotgun sequence genome:
- the LOC133778291 gene encoding geraniol 8-hydroxylase-like, whose protein sequence is MMELWSSILCLILTWAIIQAVHSIMRSKPSSGNLPPGPKPLPVIGNLHQLGDKPHKSLAELAKLHGPLMSLKLGQVTAIVVSSSAVAKEVLQTHDQYLSNRTIPDALYVHGHESVGLPWIPVSNLWRNLRKICNTQLFAVKVLDTNQKLRRRKVKELLEEMEKSSLSGAAVDIGSAAFSTTLNLLSNTMFSVDLADSESELARDFKDISWNIMKEAGTPNLSDYFPLLKKIDPLGIRRRMKIHVSRILELIEGVIGQRLKLRESSKSVKNDDVLDTLLDIMEGNNNEINRHQIVHLLLVLFVAGTDTTAATFQWAMAELLRNPETLSKARAELGQIIGKGNPVEESDVSRLPYLQAVLKETFRLHPAVPLLLPRKAETDVEINGFTIPKGAQIFVNAWAIGRDKNIWDEPDLFKPERFIGSEVDVKGRSFEVIPFGAGRRICPGLPLAMRMLPLMLGTLIHSFEWKLENGLKPEDDVDMNDKFGITLQMAQPLRAVPTLA, encoded by the exons ATGATGGAGTTGTGGAGTAGTATTCTGTGTCTGATACTCACATGGGCAATCATCCAAGCCGTTCATTCAATCATGAGATCCAAACCCAGTTCCGGCAACCTTCCACCGGGACCAAAACCATTACCAGTCATCGGAAACCTCCACCAACTCGGTGACAAACCCCACAAGTCCCTGGCCGAGCTCGCCAAGCTCCATGGCCCCTTGATGAGCCTCAAGCTTGGTCAAGTCACAGCCATCGTGGTTTCTTCATCGGCCGTGGCCAAAGAAGTCCTTCAAACACATGACCAGTACTTGTCGAACCGAACCATCCCGGATGCGCTCTATGTTCATGGTCATGAGAGCGTTGGTCTTCCATGGATTCCGGTCTCTAACCTGTGGAGAAATCTTAGGAAGATCTGTAACACTCAACTGTTTGCAGTCAAAGTTTTGGATACAAACCAAAAACTCAGGCGGAGGAAAGTGAAGGAGCTTCTTGAGGAAATGGAAAAGAGTAGCTTGAGTGGTGCAGCTGTGGATATTGGCAGCGCAGCTTTCTCTACGACACTTAATTTGTTGTCTAACACCATGTTTTCTGTCGATTTGGCTGACTCGGAATCGGAACTGGCTAGAGATTTTAAGGATATTAGTTGGAATATCATGAAAGAGGCTGGGACACCAAACTTGAGTGACTACTTCCCGTTGCTTAAGAAGATTGACCCTTTGGGTATAAGGCGTCGCATGAAGATTCACGTAAGTAGAATATTGGAACTTATTGAAGGAGTGATCGGCCAAAGGTTGAAGCTAAGGGAATCTTCGAAGTCCGTTAAGAACGATGACGTTTTGGATACCCTTCTCGACATTATGGAAGGAAACAACAACGAAATCAACAGACACCAGATCGTGCATTTGTTACTG GTTCTGTTCGTAGCGGGCACGGATACGACTGCTGCCACTTTTCAATGGGCAATGGCCGAACTGCTTCGTAACCCAGAAACCCTGTCCAAAGCCAGAGCAGAACTCGGCCAAATCATCGGAAAAGGAAACCCAGTTGAGGAATCCGACGTTTCTCGGCTACCTTACTTACAAGCCGTGCTAAAAGAAACGTTTCGACTACACCCAGCGGTTCCATTGTTGCTCCCTCGTAAAGCCGAAACAGATGTCGAAATCAACGGCTTCACAATCCCAAAGGGTGCTCAAATCTTTGTCAACGCATGGGCTATAGGCAGAGATAAGAACATATGGGATGAGCCAGATTTGTTCAAACCGGAGAGATTCATAGGGTCAGAAGTGGACGTTAAAGGAAGGAGCTTTGAGGTGATACCCTTCGGAGCTGGGCGAAGAATATGCCCTGGATTGCCTTTGGCTATGAGGATGCTGCCATTAATGTTGGGGACCCTTATCCACTCTTTTGAATGGAAGCTCGAAAATGGGCTTAAACCAGAAGACGACGTTGATATGAACGATAAGTTTGGCATCACTTTACAAATGGCTCAGCCCTTACGAGCTGTTCCAACTCTTGCATAA